In Haliaeetus albicilla chromosome 12, bHalAlb1.1, whole genome shotgun sequence, a genomic segment contains:
- the LOC104312271 gene encoding nucleoside diphosphate kinase, whose product MAANCERTFIAIKPDGVQRGLVGEIIKRFEQKGFRLAAMKFVHASEDLLKQHYIDLKDRPFYPGLVKYMNSGPVVAMVWEGLNVVKTGRVMLGETNPADSKPGTIRGDFCIQVGRNIIHGSDSVESAQKEINLWFKPAELIDFKSCAHDWIYE is encoded by the exons ATGGCTGCCAACTGCGAGCGCACCTTCATCGCCATCAAGCCCGATGGGGTCCAGCGCGGGCTGGTGGGAGAGATCATCAAGCGGTTCGAGCAGAAAGGCTTCCGGCTGGCGGCCATGAAGTTCGTGCAC GCCTCTGAAGACCTTCTCAAACAACATTACATTGACCTCAAGGACCGACCATTCTACCCTGGTTTGGTTAAATACATGAACTCTGGACCTGTTGTGGCCATG gtATGGGAAGGACTTAACGTAGTTAAAACTGGGAGAGTAATGCTGGGGGAAACAAACCCTGCAGACTCTAAGCCTGGTACCATCCGTGGTGACTTCTGCATTCAAGTAGGAAG AAACATCATTCATGGCAGTGACTCCGTAGAAAGTGCGCAGAAGGAGATCAACCTGTGGTTCAAACCTGCAGAGCTCATTGACTTCAAATCTTGTGCACACGATTGGATCTATGAGTGA
- the LOC104310556 gene encoding nucleoside diphosphate kinase A — MWFSFTAGASPSLNRQAVATRVALRLTEYRTMASISERTFIAIKPDGVQRGLVGEIIKRFEQKGFKLVAMKLIHASEDLLREHYIDLKDRPFYDGLVQYMHSGPVVAMVWEGLNVVKTGRVMLGETNPFDSKPGTIRGDLCVQVGRNIIHGSDSVESAETEINLWFTPEELVDYRSCAHEWIYE; from the exons ATGTGGTTTTCTTTCACAGCTGGAGCGAGTCCATCACTGAACAGGCAGGCCGTTGCCACTAGAGTTGCACTCAGACTGACAGAGTACAG AACGATGGCTTCTATCTCTGAGCGCACGTTCATCGCCATCAAGCCTGACGGAGTCCAGCGGGGACTGGTGGGAGAAATCATCAAGCGGTTCGAACAGAAAGGATTCAAACTGGTTGCCATGAAATTAATACAT GCCTCTGAAGACCTTCTGAGAGAACACTACATTGACCTAAAAGACCGGCCGTTCTATGATGGTCTGGTGCAGTACATGCATTCTGGACCTGTTGTAGCTATG gtgtggGAAGGACTTAATGTGGTTAAGACTGGCAGAGTGATGCTGGGGGAAACTAACCCATTTGATTCCAAGCCTGGCACTATTCGTGGTGACCTCTGTGTTCAAGTTGGAAG gaACATCATTCATGGAAGTGATTCTGTGGAAAGTGCTGAGACAGAGATCAATTTATGGTTCACTCCTGAAGAACTGGTTGATTACAGAAGCTGTGCTCATGAATGGATCTATGAGTAA